One Peromyscus leucopus breed LL Stock chromosome 6, UCI_PerLeu_2.1, whole genome shotgun sequence genomic region harbors:
- the S100a6 gene encoding protein S100-A6 isoform X1, producing the protein MLAAIRPAGLRHSPSPRPLLWLIAVYGALLLAQWSVMACPLDQAIGLLVVIFHKYSGKEGDKHTLSKKELKELIQKELTIGSKLQDAEIAKLMDDLDRNKDQEVNFQEYVAFLGALALLYNEALK; encoded by the exons ATGCTGGCAGCTATAAGACCTGCCGGACTGCGACACAGTCCATCCCCTCGACCACTGCTTTGGCTCATTGCTGTCTACGGTGCG CTTCTTCTAGCCCAGTGGTCAGTTATGGCATGCCCCCTGGATCAGGCCATCGGCCTTCTCGTAGTCATCTTCCACAAGTACTCTGGCAAGGAGGGTGACAAGCACACCTTGAGCAAGAAGGAGCTGAAGGAGCTGATCCAGAAGGAGCTCACCATCGGCTCT AAGCTGCAGGATGCTGAGATTGCAAAGCTGATGGACGATCTGGACCGCAACAAGGATCAGGAAGTAAACTTCCAGGAGTATGTTGCCTTCCTGGGGGCCTTGGCTTTGCTCTACAACGAAGCTCTCAAGTAA
- the S100a6 gene encoding protein S100-A6 isoform X2 encodes MACPLDQAIGLLVVIFHKYSGKEGDKHTLSKKELKELIQKELTIGSKLQDAEIAKLMDDLDRNKDQEVNFQEYVAFLGALALLYNEALK; translated from the exons ATGGCATGCCCCCTGGATCAGGCCATCGGCCTTCTCGTAGTCATCTTCCACAAGTACTCTGGCAAGGAGGGTGACAAGCACACCTTGAGCAAGAAGGAGCTGAAGGAGCTGATCCAGAAGGAGCTCACCATCGGCTCT AAGCTGCAGGATGCTGAGATTGCAAAGCTGATGGACGATCTGGACCGCAACAAGGATCAGGAAGTAAACTTCCAGGAGTATGTTGCCTTCCTGGGGGCCTTGGCTTTGCTCTACAACGAAGCTCTCAAGTAA